From one Amia ocellicauda isolate fAmiCal2 chromosome 17, fAmiCal2.hap1, whole genome shotgun sequence genomic stretch:
- the LOC136712577 gene encoding solute carrier family 2, facilitated glucose transporter member 11 isoform X2 — protein MNYWRLMLLTVVLGIGGSFQYGIQVSIMASPSEHIQNFVNQTWMARYGEPVSESTQKLIWSFIVSIFSLGGWLGAINSGTIPVIYGRKKCLLFNNVVAIVAAVLMGFSRMAGSFEMILLGRILYGYNVGLGLSVHLMYLGECSPKKLRGFLTLSSAIFIGLGKVMGQICGLRELMGTEPMWPYLLALSGLPAVVQFLSLLCFPETPRYLYIDKGDEEGCKKALKVLWGNVETKLELEDMTKEREMMKAEKAKSVWDVLTSRSVRWQLLTLVIPCGLSQLCGFNAIYFYAFDIFREAGVPKDQMHYLSIGIGITELVTLTVCLFLIDRTGRKLLMGLGYLAMAVLLGILVVMLSLQDNYTWIPYFNIALIFSAICVFGLGPSGITLTLPAELFLQAWRPSAYVISGTCNWVSLFLIGMFFPYVADAMGQFCFLIFVAYCVLSAVFMLVFIPETKGKTMVEIMEDFNKLNFKGRGVDTEIADLALATKL, from the exons ATGAATTACTGGAGGCTTATGCTGTTAACTGTCGTGCTAGGAATCGGGGGATCATTTCAATATGGAATTCAAGTGTCTATCATGGCTTCTCCCTCAGAA CACATTCAAAACTTTGTGAACCAGACTTGGATGGCTCGGTATGGGGAGCCTGTCAGTGAATCCACACAGAAACTCATCTGGTCCTTCATTGTGTCCATCTTCAGCCTGGGGGGCTGGCTGGGTGCTATCAACAGTGGTACAATCCCAGTCATCTACGGCAG AAAGAAATGTCTGCTCTTCAATAACGTGGTGGCGATCGTGGCCGCAGTGCTGATGGGGTTCAGTCGCATGGCGGGCTCCTTCGAGATGATATTGCTGGGAAGGATTCTGTACGGATACAACGTGG GACTTGGCCTCAGTGTACATCTTATGTACTTGGGTGAATGTTCGCCAAAGAAACTACGAGGCTTCCTGACCCTGTCCAGTGCTATCTTCATTGGTTTAGGGAAGGTTATGGGTCAAATTTGTGGACTCAG AGAATTGATGGGCACAGAACCCATGTGGCCATACCTGCTGGCACTGAGTGGTCTGCCAGCTGTGGTGCAATTCCTCAGCCTCCTCTGTTTCCCAGAAACACCGCGCTACCTGTACATTGACAAGGGGGATGAGGAGGGATGTAAAAAGG CTTTAAAGGTGCTCTGGGGTAACGTGGAGACGAAGCTGGAGCTGGAGGATATGACTAAAGAGCGGGAAATGATGAAAGCGGAAAAGGCCAAGTCAGTGTGGGATGTCCTGACATCACGCTCTGTGCGATGGCAGCTGTTGACCTTAGTCATCCCCTGTGGCCTCAGCCAGCTCTGTGGATTCAATGCG ATCTACTTCTATGCTTTTGATATATTTCGTGAAGCTGGAGTCCCAAAAGATCAGATGCACTACCTCTCCATTGGAATTGGTATAACTGAGCTAGTCACCTTAACAGTTTGT CTGTTCCTGATCGATCGCACTGGAAGGAAGCTGCTAATGGGGTTGGGCTACCTTGCCATGGCAGTGCTACTGGGGATTCTCGTGGTGATGCTGTCTTTACAG gatAACTACACCTGGATTCCATACTTCAACATTGCTCTCATATTCTCTGCAATCTGTGTTTTTGGACTGGGTCCTT ctGGAATAACGTTGACCCTCCCTGCTGAGTTGTTCCTTCAGGCTTGGAGACCCTCTGCGTACGTCATTAGTGGCACATGTAACTGGGTCAGTCTGTTCCTCATTGGGATGTTCTTCCCTTATGTAGCG GATGCGATGGGCCAGTTCTGCTTCCTGATCTTTGTGGCCTACTGTgttctcagtgcagtgttcatgCTGGTGTTCATTCCTGAAACCAAAGGCAAGACCATGGTAGAAATTATGGAGGACTTCAACAAACTCAATTTTAAGGGCAGGGGGGTGGACACAGAGATTGCAGATTTGGCCCTCGCCACCAAGCTTTGA
- the LOC136712577 gene encoding solute carrier family 2, facilitated glucose transporter member 11 isoform X1, with translation METALTELMNYWRLMLLTVVLGIGGSFQYGIQVSIMASPSEHIQNFVNQTWMARYGEPVSESTQKLIWSFIVSIFSLGGWLGAINSGTIPVIYGRKKCLLFNNVVAIVAAVLMGFSRMAGSFEMILLGRILYGYNVGLGLSVHLMYLGECSPKKLRGFLTLSSAIFIGLGKVMGQICGLRELMGTEPMWPYLLALSGLPAVVQFLSLLCFPETPRYLYIDKGDEEGCKKALKVLWGNVETKLELEDMTKEREMMKAEKAKSVWDVLTSRSVRWQLLTLVIPCGLSQLCGFNAIYFYAFDIFREAGVPKDQMHYLSIGIGITELVTLTVCLFLIDRTGRKLLMGLGYLAMAVLLGILVVMLSLQDNYTWIPYFNIALIFSAICVFGLGPSGITLTLPAELFLQAWRPSAYVISGTCNWVSLFLIGMFFPYVADAMGQFCFLIFVAYCVLSAVFMLVFIPETKGKTMVEIMEDFNKLNFKGRGVDTEIADLALATKL, from the exons ATGAATTACTGGAGGCTTATGCTGTTAACTGTCGTGCTAGGAATCGGGGGATCATTTCAATATGGAATTCAAGTGTCTATCATGGCTTCTCCCTCAGAA CACATTCAAAACTTTGTGAACCAGACTTGGATGGCTCGGTATGGGGAGCCTGTCAGTGAATCCACACAGAAACTCATCTGGTCCTTCATTGTGTCCATCTTCAGCCTGGGGGGCTGGCTGGGTGCTATCAACAGTGGTACAATCCCAGTCATCTACGGCAG AAAGAAATGTCTGCTCTTCAATAACGTGGTGGCGATCGTGGCCGCAGTGCTGATGGGGTTCAGTCGCATGGCGGGCTCCTTCGAGATGATATTGCTGGGAAGGATTCTGTACGGATACAACGTGG GACTTGGCCTCAGTGTACATCTTATGTACTTGGGTGAATGTTCGCCAAAGAAACTACGAGGCTTCCTGACCCTGTCCAGTGCTATCTTCATTGGTTTAGGGAAGGTTATGGGTCAAATTTGTGGACTCAG AGAATTGATGGGCACAGAACCCATGTGGCCATACCTGCTGGCACTGAGTGGTCTGCCAGCTGTGGTGCAATTCCTCAGCCTCCTCTGTTTCCCAGAAACACCGCGCTACCTGTACATTGACAAGGGGGATGAGGAGGGATGTAAAAAGG CTTTAAAGGTGCTCTGGGGTAACGTGGAGACGAAGCTGGAGCTGGAGGATATGACTAAAGAGCGGGAAATGATGAAAGCGGAAAAGGCCAAGTCAGTGTGGGATGTCCTGACATCACGCTCTGTGCGATGGCAGCTGTTGACCTTAGTCATCCCCTGTGGCCTCAGCCAGCTCTGTGGATTCAATGCG ATCTACTTCTATGCTTTTGATATATTTCGTGAAGCTGGAGTCCCAAAAGATCAGATGCACTACCTCTCCATTGGAATTGGTATAACTGAGCTAGTCACCTTAACAGTTTGT CTGTTCCTGATCGATCGCACTGGAAGGAAGCTGCTAATGGGGTTGGGCTACCTTGCCATGGCAGTGCTACTGGGGATTCTCGTGGTGATGCTGTCTTTACAG gatAACTACACCTGGATTCCATACTTCAACATTGCTCTCATATTCTCTGCAATCTGTGTTTTTGGACTGGGTCCTT ctGGAATAACGTTGACCCTCCCTGCTGAGTTGTTCCTTCAGGCTTGGAGACCCTCTGCGTACGTCATTAGTGGCACATGTAACTGGGTCAGTCTGTTCCTCATTGGGATGTTCTTCCCTTATGTAGCG GATGCGATGGGCCAGTTCTGCTTCCTGATCTTTGTGGCCTACTGTgttctcagtgcagtgttcatgCTGGTGTTCATTCCTGAAACCAAAGGCAAGACCATGGTAGAAATTATGGAGGACTTCAACAAACTCAATTTTAAGGGCAGGGGGGTGGACACAGAGATTGCAGATTTGGCCCTCGCCACCAAGCTTTGA
- the LOC136712577 gene encoding solute carrier family 2, facilitated glucose transporter member 11 isoform X3, with product METALTELMNYWRLMLLTVVLGIGGSFQYGIQVSIMASPSEHIQNFVNQTWMARYGEPVSESTQKLIWSFIVSIFSLGGWLGAINSGTIPVIYGRKKCLLFNNVVAIVAAVLMGFSRMAGSFEMILLGRILYGYNVGLGLSVHLMYLGECSPKKLRGFLTLSSAIFIGLGKVMGQICGLRELMGTEPMWPYLLALSGLPAVVQFLSLLCFPETPRYLYIDKGDEEGCKKALKVLWGNVETKLELEDMTKEREMMKAEKAKSVWDVLTSRSVRWQLLTLVIPCGLSQLCGFNALFLIDRTGRKLLMGLGYLAMAVLLGILVVMLSLQDNYTWIPYFNIALIFSAICVFGLGPSGITLTLPAELFLQAWRPSAYVISGTCNWVSLFLIGMFFPYVADAMGQFCFLIFVAYCVLSAVFMLVFIPETKGKTMVEIMEDFNKLNFKGRGVDTEIADLALATKL from the exons ATGAATTACTGGAGGCTTATGCTGTTAACTGTCGTGCTAGGAATCGGGGGATCATTTCAATATGGAATTCAAGTGTCTATCATGGCTTCTCCCTCAGAA CACATTCAAAACTTTGTGAACCAGACTTGGATGGCTCGGTATGGGGAGCCTGTCAGTGAATCCACACAGAAACTCATCTGGTCCTTCATTGTGTCCATCTTCAGCCTGGGGGGCTGGCTGGGTGCTATCAACAGTGGTACAATCCCAGTCATCTACGGCAG AAAGAAATGTCTGCTCTTCAATAACGTGGTGGCGATCGTGGCCGCAGTGCTGATGGGGTTCAGTCGCATGGCGGGCTCCTTCGAGATGATATTGCTGGGAAGGATTCTGTACGGATACAACGTGG GACTTGGCCTCAGTGTACATCTTATGTACTTGGGTGAATGTTCGCCAAAGAAACTACGAGGCTTCCTGACCCTGTCCAGTGCTATCTTCATTGGTTTAGGGAAGGTTATGGGTCAAATTTGTGGACTCAG AGAATTGATGGGCACAGAACCCATGTGGCCATACCTGCTGGCACTGAGTGGTCTGCCAGCTGTGGTGCAATTCCTCAGCCTCCTCTGTTTCCCAGAAACACCGCGCTACCTGTACATTGACAAGGGGGATGAGGAGGGATGTAAAAAGG CTTTAAAGGTGCTCTGGGGTAACGTGGAGACGAAGCTGGAGCTGGAGGATATGACTAAAGAGCGGGAAATGATGAAAGCGGAAAAGGCCAAGTCAGTGTGGGATGTCCTGACATCACGCTCTGTGCGATGGCAGCTGTTGACCTTAGTCATCCCCTGTGGCCTCAGCCAGCTCTGTGGATTCAATGCG CTGTTCCTGATCGATCGCACTGGAAGGAAGCTGCTAATGGGGTTGGGCTACCTTGCCATGGCAGTGCTACTGGGGATTCTCGTGGTGATGCTGTCTTTACAG gatAACTACACCTGGATTCCATACTTCAACATTGCTCTCATATTCTCTGCAATCTGTGTTTTTGGACTGGGTCCTT ctGGAATAACGTTGACCCTCCCTGCTGAGTTGTTCCTTCAGGCTTGGAGACCCTCTGCGTACGTCATTAGTGGCACATGTAACTGGGTCAGTCTGTTCCTCATTGGGATGTTCTTCCCTTATGTAGCG GATGCGATGGGCCAGTTCTGCTTCCTGATCTTTGTGGCCTACTGTgttctcagtgcagtgttcatgCTGGTGTTCATTCCTGAAACCAAAGGCAAGACCATGGTAGAAATTATGGAGGACTTCAACAAACTCAATTTTAAGGGCAGGGGGGTGGACACAGAGATTGCAGATTTGGCCCTCGCCACCAAGCTTTGA
- the slc2a11l gene encoding solute carrier family 2 member 11, like — MAHALLQLFESPMLVVAIFVFGIGGNFQYGFQVSVLNSPSSYIKQFVNETCQSRYDTPLESWKLSLIWSFIVSIFSIGGLIGSLSIGPFTIKYGRKKCLWLNNLVAIAAAVMMWLSRTAASFEMIMIGRFLYGINAGVSLNIHTMYIAECAPKRLRGIVGVTASSFVSTGKFFGQLIGLEQILGKEEMWPMLLAFSGLTALIQMVTLPFFPESPRYLLIDRGDRAKCEEAVRKLWRKVDHVSEIEEMLGEHAAIKGVKSRSTLELICDKTMRWQLLTVMVTFVTLQLCGINAIYLYSFDVFRAAGIPHENMRYVVLGTGLSEVVTNLACIMVIESTGRRVLMYRNYLCMSLVLGLLTIALFLQKIISWMPYCSMVLVFTFIFFFSSGPAGVTAPLPGEIFNQSFKPAAFGIACGLNWIGLFIIGMVFPFIVEYLGYFCFLFFLGFCFFTGVFVWFNVPETKNRTVLEITEEFRKMHTKTKDKVVETLDGIESQITIKDTKL, encoded by the exons ATGGCACACGCATTGCTTCAACTG TTCGAGAGTCCAATGCTGGTTGTCGCCATATTTGTGTTTGGAATTGGTGGGAATTTCCAGTATGGCTTTCAAGTATCCGTTCTCAACTCTCCATCTTCT TACATCAAACAGTTTGTGAATGAGACGTGCCAGTCGCGCTATGACACTCCTTTGGAAAGTTGGAAACTGTCATTGATCTGGTCCTTCATTGTATCCATCTTCAGTATTGGAGGACTGATAGGGTCACTGAGCATCGGACCATTCACCATCAAATATGGAAG AAAGAAGTGCCTTTGGCTGAATAATTTGGTGGCCATTGCAGCTGCAGTGATGATGTGGCTCAGCAGAACCGCTGCATCCTTTGAAATGATTATGATCGGCCGCTTCTTGTACGGGATCAACGCAG GAGTCAGCCTGAATATCCACACCATGTACATTGCCGAGTGTGCCCCTAAAAGGCTCCGAGGGATTGTTGGAGTGACTGCCTCCAGTTTTGTGTCCACTGGGAAATTCTTTGGCCAGCTGATTGGCTTGGA GCAGATTCTTGGCAAGGAGGAGATGTGGCCTATGCTGTTGGCTTTCAGTGGCTTGACAGCCCTGATTCAGATGGTCACCCTGCCCTTCTTCCCTGAGTCCCCGCGCTACCTCCTGATTGACAGGGGAGACCGGGCCAAGTGTGAGGAAG CTGTACGCAAGCTGTGGAGAAAAGTAGATCACGTGTCGGAGATCGAGGAAATGCTAGGGGAGCACGCTGCAATAAAAGGAGTGAAATCCAGGAGCACACTGGAGCTGATCTGTGACAAGACAATGCGCTGGCAGCTGCTCACAGTCATGGTCACCTTTGTCACTTTACAACTGTGCGGGATCAATGCC ATCTACCTTTACTCTTTTGATGTGTTTCGAGCCGCAGGGATCCCTCACGAAAACATGCGCTATGTGGTTCTGGGAACTGGGTTATCTGAGGTTGTCACCAATTTGGCCTGT ATAATGGTAATTGAATCCACTGGGAGAAGAGTGCTGATGTACAGAAACTATTTGTGCATGTCGCTGGTGTTAGGACTGCTCACAATCGCCCTCTTTCTACAG AAGATCATTTCTTGGATGCCGTACTGTAGCATGGTTCTTGTTTTTACCTTCATCTTCTTTTTTTCAAGTGGACCAG CTGGGGTAACAGCCCCCTTGCCAGGGGAGATATTCAACCAGTCCTTCAAACCAGCGGCCTTTGGCATAGCATGTGGCCTCAACTGGATCGGCCTCTTTATCATTGGAATGGTCTTTCCCTTCATTGTG GAATATTTAGGCTActtttgctttcttttcttcctGGGATTTTGCTTCTTCACAGGAGTGTTTGTGTGGTTCAATGTTCCCGAGACAAAAAACAGAACCGTACTGGAAATCACAGAAGAATTTCGgaaaatgcacacaaaaacaaaagataagGTGGTGGAAACATTAGATGGCATTGAATCCCAAATTACGATCAAAGATACTAAACTCTGA